The following are from one region of the Stigmatella ashevillena genome:
- a CDS encoding polysaccharide deacetylase family protein, translating to MTSTPGAPSSLALFLLAPALLLACGSGSQGGTPCGNTLAPPTTAYAFTDNVAPSAHPPRGLQPSQVPQFVSISWDDNSREDGMAWALELAAARKNPDGTPVNMTFFMTTKFIARDAITDPKALKKIWREALAAGHEVALHSVTHETSKSADANRWTEELTGTLDALTKDYDANEEPWDTSLKSGPGLPREPLVG from the coding sequence ATGACCTCCACCCCTGGAGCGCCGTCCTCGCTTGCCCTGTTCCTCCTGGCTCCCGCCCTGCTCCTGGCGTGCGGCAGCGGCTCCCAAGGCGGCACCCCGTGCGGGAACACGCTCGCCCCTCCCACCACGGCCTATGCCTTCACCGACAACGTGGCACCTTCCGCCCACCCGCCGCGAGGGCTCCAGCCCAGCCAGGTGCCACAGTTCGTGAGCATCAGCTGGGACGACAACAGCCGCGAGGATGGCATGGCGTGGGCGCTCGAGCTGGCCGCGGCGCGGAAGAACCCGGATGGGACTCCCGTGAACATGACGTTCTTCATGACCACGAAGTTCATCGCGCGGGACGCCATCACCGATCCGAAGGCGCTCAAGAAGATCTGGCGCGAGGCCCTGGCCGCGGGCCACGAGGTGGCGCTCCACAGCGTGACCCACGAGACGAGCAAGAGCGCGGACGCGAACCGTTGGACCGAAGAGCTCACCGGCACCCTTGACGCGCTCACGAAGGACTACGACGCGAACGAGGAGCCTTGGGACACGTCGCTGAAGAGCGGTCCGGGGCTCCCGAGAGAGCCGCTGGTCGGCTAG
- a CDS encoding Ig-like domain-containing protein: MSDVTDGAAYELDLTAHRFMAVYLHGEIRLPVQLPSFLSFSRPSPGATNYSSSDESVARVDAQGMVTVLRNGQSTITALGTAGSDTHYMLTVKGIRGLEFLARQGSTWQNAVNLCASVGMQLPSQADFALLSSLYGAEFSGLGLPNYPIWGALIGADTAWSYHPHTRQLTAESTDSNTLRQVAGIG; this comes from the coding sequence ATGAGCGATGTGACTGATGGTGCCGCCTATGAACTCGATTTGACGGCGCACCGATTCATGGCGGTTTACCTTCATGGTGAAATCAGGCTGCCTGTGCAGTTGCCGAGTTTCTTGAGTTTCTCGCGGCCCTCTCCGGGCGCAACAAACTACAGCAGCAGCGATGAATCTGTCGCGAGAGTTGATGCACAAGGCATGGTGACGGTGTTGCGTAACGGTCAGAGCACCATCACTGCACTGGGAACTGCTGGCAGTGACACTCATTATATGTTGACGGTGAAAGGGATCAGGGGCCTGGAGTTCCTGGCAAGGCAAGGCTCGACTTGGCAGAACGCGGTCAATCTGTGCGCCAGTGTCGGAATGCAGTTGCCGAGCCAAGCAGATTTCGCGCTTTTGAGTAGCTTATACGGTGCGGAATTCTCTGGCCTGGGCTTGCCGAACTACCCCATCTGGGGAGCCCTCATTGGGGCTGACACCGCTTGGAGCTATCACCCGCATACGCGGCAACTCACTGCGGAGTCGACCGATTCGAACACCTTACGCCAAGTTGCCGGTATCGGCTGA
- a CDS encoding serine/threonine protein kinase: MSATGFGVPKGAILFEENGFQYEFREDLGEIHQGVHLLLAWRREGGRPQDKVLIKAVGPSSATTTPISRIKRARVRLEEQVRLSKFLAHPGILEVHGLKKVEGTWYVISEYPSGNSLSSLLTLVGECRRWYSPHFTMFVGARIADVLAFAHGVKGEQWQRPLKIVHRAIDADHVFLDWNGIVRVSDFGLALSTLPGRVPSTARRLQGDGFYSSPEMLLGKRVDARSDLFSLGVLMLEMSTGNNLLYAPDEVTEEVKASLNPSQLRRVMRAIQRAQLSRCSPLLEDAIWRAATYTQADVDRLTANLYEGLRITLRKLLHPMPGERYQTAGALVADLSRWLGELTFNPEDVVAELMSVMDEAGRRMAGTELQHSLGENTTA; the protein is encoded by the coding sequence ATGTCAGCAACCGGTTTTGGAGTTCCAAAAGGGGCGATTCTCTTCGAGGAGAACGGTTTTCAGTACGAGTTCCGCGAAGACTTGGGGGAGATTCACCAGGGGGTTCACCTCCTTTTGGCTTGGCGACGTGAAGGAGGGCGGCCCCAAGATAAGGTGCTGATCAAGGCGGTTGGCCCTTCGAGTGCTACGACCACGCCGATATCGAGAATCAAGCGGGCTCGGGTGAGGCTGGAAGAGCAGGTGCGCCTCTCAAAGTTTCTTGCCCACCCGGGGATTCTTGAAGTCCATGGGCTGAAAAAGGTTGAGGGGACTTGGTACGTGATCAGCGAGTATCCGAGCGGTAATAGCTTGAGTTCTCTGCTGACGCTCGTGGGGGAGTGCCGACGGTGGTATTCGCCTCATTTCACGATGTTTGTCGGTGCCCGGATCGCAGATGTATTGGCGTTCGCGCACGGTGTAAAAGGCGAGCAATGGCAGCGCCCCTTGAAGATCGTTCACCGCGCCATCGATGCGGATCACGTCTTCCTGGACTGGAACGGAATCGTTCGAGTTTCTGATTTCGGCCTCGCACTTTCCACCTTGCCGGGGCGCGTGCCTTCCACTGCTCGTCGCCTGCAAGGGGATGGCTTCTATTCCTCGCCGGAAATGCTTCTGGGCAAGCGCGTTGACGCACGCTCGGATCTCTTCTCCCTGGGCGTTCTCATGCTCGAAATGTCCACGGGCAATAATCTTCTCTATGCCCCGGATGAGGTGACCGAAGAGGTGAAGGCGTCCCTCAATCCCTCACAGCTTCGCCGAGTCATGCGTGCCATCCAACGGGCGCAGCTTTCGAGGTGCAGCCCTCTGCTGGAGGATGCGATCTGGCGCGCGGCGACCTACACGCAAGCGGACGTGGATCGGTTGACGGCAAACCTCTATGAGGGCCTTCGCATCACGCTCCGCAAGCTTCTTCATCCCATGCCCGGAGAGCGCTACCAGACGGCAGGGGCGCTGGTGGCGGATTTGAGCCGCTGGCTCGGAGAGTTGACGTTCAACCCTGAAGATGTGGTCGCGGAACTGATGAGCGTCATGGATGAGGCTGGAAGAAGGATGGCTGGGACGGAGCTACAGCATTCTCTAGGTGAGAACACCACGGCGTAG
- a CDS encoding serine/threonine protein kinase, translating to MTSNLLRLPSGALVDGWHVSRELGNGGFAVVYLVEKNGKPYALKMARHREASGDDKQTHARMVREATTLLMLNHPNIIRPQGHGYAETGNMYVALEYVDGWTLAEWKERKHPTIHEILRVFVKLASALSYMHERGVLHRDLKLVNVLIRKSDGEPIIIDFGCATYTLAEDLTEEGLPPGTERFRAPEQFKFLREHKNEHRARYAFKVADEIFALGVMLYELLTDPRPAENRPRIAPNNPLMPPPPVRRVNPRIPLALSELVERILSRDPSKRPVDTDALRRELEEHLERSGAEYMVPAHAPSEQWPSEPSGVGGPPGVPSNGLTPPRRASRALAAGAALVIALTAAVTFWHVSGDAPSPILDHSAPPMTSPLDMSLPSLAPMVLPSATDAGQKEGSTVKMPSPEVSIQGRPTRVRNKVSATECAALSLVAALAAGCPSSQIRPESFTCPDGAESAMVNDLHWRYFDRFSLVLDDRHGRDEQIWFTPGSEVVGVVPKGKGHYRRQLEVAPPGTRFYGKAYYLSDKMGRADGPALVVRYDRVKLPGQDERPVCFVVESRSYGFKDGRVQASNFNEGTVVDRWP from the coding sequence ATGACATCGAATCTGCTGAGGCTGCCATCTGGTGCCCTTGTTGACGGCTGGCATGTTTCAAGGGAACTCGGCAACGGTGGGTTTGCCGTCGTCTACTTGGTGGAGAAGAACGGCAAGCCTTATGCGCTCAAGATGGCGCGCCACCGCGAAGCCAGCGGGGATGACAAGCAGACGCATGCACGGATGGTGCGTGAGGCGACAACACTCCTCATGCTAAACCATCCCAACATCATCCGACCGCAAGGACATGGATACGCGGAAACGGGCAATATGTATGTCGCGTTGGAATATGTGGACGGCTGGACGCTGGCGGAGTGGAAGGAGCGCAAGCACCCCACGATCCACGAGATTTTGCGAGTCTTCGTCAAGCTCGCGTCCGCGCTGTCGTACATGCATGAGCGAGGCGTACTTCATCGGGATTTGAAGCTGGTCAACGTCCTGATCCGAAAGAGCGATGGGGAGCCCATCATCATCGACTTCGGCTGCGCGACCTACACACTGGCCGAAGACTTGACGGAAGAAGGGTTGCCACCGGGGACCGAGCGCTTCCGAGCACCCGAGCAATTCAAGTTCCTGCGCGAGCACAAGAACGAGCACCGAGCACGATATGCCTTCAAGGTGGCCGACGAGATCTTCGCGCTGGGAGTCATGCTCTATGAACTGCTGACGGACCCACGACCTGCGGAAAACAGACCGCGCATCGCCCCGAACAACCCCTTGATGCCACCTCCTCCTGTACGGAGGGTGAATCCCCGAATACCCTTGGCGCTCAGCGAGTTGGTCGAGAGGATTCTTTCCCGGGATCCCTCCAAGCGCCCCGTTGACACCGATGCCCTGCGTCGCGAGTTGGAAGAGCACCTGGAGCGCTCGGGGGCCGAGTACATGGTGCCCGCCCATGCCCCCTCCGAGCAGTGGCCGTCCGAGCCTTCCGGGGTTGGGGGACCTCCTGGGGTGCCTTCCAACGGCCTTACGCCGCCCAGAAGGGCCTCAAGGGCGCTCGCCGCAGGCGCCGCACTGGTGATAGCCCTGACTGCGGCTGTGACCTTCTGGCACGTCTCTGGAGACGCTCCCTCCCCGATTCTGGACCATTCCGCACCGCCGATGACCTCCCCCCTTGATATGTCCCTCCCGAGTCTCGCGCCGATGGTCCTCCCCTCGGCGACGGACGCTGGCCAGAAGGAAGGTTCAACCGTGAAGATGCCGTCACCCGAAGTCTCGATCCAAGGGCGCCCCACGCGCGTTCGGAACAAGGTCAGTGCTACCGAATGCGCGGCGCTGTCCCTTGTTGCGGCACTGGCAGCGGGCTGCCCCAGTTCTCAGATCCGGCCCGAGTCCTTCACCTGTCCGGACGGCGCTGAGAGTGCCATGGTGAATGATCTTCACTGGAGATACTTCGACCGCTTCTCGCTCGTCCTCGACGACCGGCACGGCAGAGATGAGCAGATCTGGTTCACCCCTGGCTCAGAAGTGGTGGGGGTTGTCCCGAAGGGGAAGGGGCATTATCGGAGGCAGCTCGAAGTGGCCCCCCCTGGGACCCGCTTCTACGGGAAGGCTTACTACCTCTCGGACAAGATGGGCCGCGCGGACGGGCCTGCGCTTGTGGTGCGGTACGACCGCGTGAAGCTCCCTGGGCAGGACGAGAGACCTGTTTGCTTCGTGGTGGAGAGCCGCTCCTATGGGTTCAAGGACGGTCGCGTGCAGGCTAGCAACTTTAACGAAGGTACCGTTGTGGACCGCTGGCCCTGA
- a CDS encoding DUF2381 family protein: protein MFQPLRLSLALVLLWGTAARAEPTPGGRVERTRAVTVTGNPAEPLPEVHVAQGTMTLLFFPAPIQKKTLTFEESRIRVLDAGELSVIVQAVTDLQEGERHEIGVFFADGRAPSRAAFVLVTDPAEVDIRIDVQRPELPTAPCPDETQPRVPLPEDFVLLGYVDKAGVSVVPLKEVVDIAQGLKANSGLFYRGTGWALVSMQITNQSRQLKWAPQEATFTGTLGLVLRARLVVDGDGMIDPGEFGQVIAVVDAPILNTDTHFTLELRGNDGRSLRVPDVRFPKYVRGGEK, encoded by the coding sequence TTGTTCCAACCGCTTAGATTGTCCCTGGCGCTCGTGCTCCTCTGGGGGACTGCGGCACGAGCTGAGCCGACGCCTGGGGGGCGCGTAGAGCGCACACGAGCCGTTACCGTCACTGGTAACCCCGCTGAGCCACTGCCCGAGGTTCACGTGGCGCAAGGCACGATGACGCTGCTCTTCTTTCCAGCTCCGATCCAGAAGAAGACCCTCACCTTTGAGGAGTCCCGGATCCGCGTGCTGGACGCAGGGGAACTCTCGGTGATCGTTCAAGCCGTGACGGACCTTCAGGAAGGCGAGCGCCACGAGATCGGGGTCTTCTTCGCCGATGGACGGGCGCCGTCGCGGGCGGCATTCGTGCTGGTGACAGACCCCGCCGAGGTGGACATCCGGATCGATGTACAGCGCCCCGAGCTGCCCACCGCGCCCTGCCCAGACGAAACTCAGCCCCGCGTGCCGCTACCGGAGGATTTCGTGTTGCTCGGCTATGTGGATAAAGCGGGCGTGTCAGTCGTACCCCTCAAGGAGGTTGTAGATATAGCGCAGGGCCTTAAAGCAAACTCAGGGCTCTTCTATCGCGGGACGGGCTGGGCGCTGGTGTCGATGCAGATTACAAATCAATCCAGACAGCTCAAGTGGGCACCGCAAGAAGCAACGTTCACGGGGACGCTAGGCTTGGTGCTGCGGGCGCGGCTGGTGGTGGACGGTGATGGCATGATCGATCCAGGAGAATTTGGGCAAGTGATTGCCGTAGTGGACGCACCAATTCTGAACACTGACACGCACTTCACACTTGAGCTGCGTGGAAACGATGGCCGCAGTCTTCGGGTTCCGGACGTGCGCTTCCCGAAGTATGTCAGGGGAGGAGAAAAATGA
- a CDS encoding phage major capsid protein: MTRNQMAEMVKALGPEVARELVDSAVRSAPGRVGTDRATREGCVYASVANFGAFTKSVVALGRRTGAADLLDAAKRFGNADVQKAVQLSKFDSAGVLVPIQQSGEVIEFLRPDAALLKLGVRTQAFKGELHMGTQTGTSVFKWVGEGETVPKSAPKYGKIVLKAHKGMVLTDISNDLLRTPGVGDAGVGEDLRATVADGLDDAGFNGDGTGATPKGLFVQLGSAHTFANTGTTAVAYLADIDKAVELPMTAHVRMGTAGWVLHPTRATALMQLKDSGIFIFRQEMLDKGTIRGFPFVMTTRVPVTRITFCADWRQFIYGIDEELSLSEHDTRAEYDETTIRAIVKADFKLRQPKAFSCITY, encoded by the coding sequence ATGACTCGCAATCAGATGGCGGAGATGGTGAAAGCGCTGGGCCCGGAAGTTGCGCGGGAGCTGGTCGATTCCGCAGTGCGCAGCGCGCCAGGCCGCGTGGGTACAGATAGGGCGACGCGCGAGGGCTGCGTGTACGCGAGCGTCGCGAACTTCGGCGCGTTCACGAAGAGCGTCGTCGCCTTGGGGCGCCGCACGGGCGCGGCCGATCTGCTCGACGCCGCGAAGCGCTTCGGCAACGCCGACGTGCAAAAGGCGGTTCAGCTCAGCAAGTTCGACTCGGCAGGCGTGCTCGTACCCATCCAGCAGAGCGGCGAGGTGATCGAGTTCCTGCGGCCCGACGCCGCCCTGCTCAAGCTCGGCGTGCGCACACAGGCGTTCAAGGGCGAGTTGCACATGGGCACGCAGACGGGGACTTCGGTCTTCAAGTGGGTGGGCGAGGGGGAGACTGTTCCGAAAAGCGCGCCGAAGTACGGGAAGATTGTACTCAAGGCGCACAAGGGGATGGTGCTGACCGATATCAGTAACGACCTGCTGCGCACGCCGGGGGTCGGCGACGCGGGTGTCGGGGAGGACCTCCGCGCCACCGTGGCCGATGGGCTCGACGACGCCGGGTTCAACGGTGATGGCACGGGGGCCACGCCGAAGGGTCTCTTCGTGCAGCTCGGCAGCGCGCACACCTTCGCGAACACAGGCACGACCGCTGTGGCCTACCTCGCCGACATCGACAAGGCGGTCGAGCTGCCGATGACGGCGCACGTTCGCATGGGCACTGCCGGCTGGGTTCTGCACCCGACCCGGGCGACCGCGCTGATGCAGCTCAAGGATTCAGGCATCTTCATCTTCCGTCAGGAAATGCTCGACAAGGGAACCATCCGCGGCTTCCCGTTCGTCATGACGACGCGGGTCCCCGTGACGCGGATCACGTTCTGTGCCGATTGGCGCCAATTCATCTACGGGATCGACGAGGAATTGAGCCTGTCCGAGCACGACACGCGCGCCGAGTACGACGAGACGACCATCCGCGCGATCGTGAAGGCCGACTTCAAGCTGCGCCAGCCGAAGGCGTTCAGCTGCATCACCTACTAA
- a CDS encoding HK97 family phage prohead protease, with protein sequence MKKPLTRSLQLAAVRKDAAALTPVEADSTSRVYTFKASDGDFDRYSDRLSVKGWRTDAYNANGVVLFNHDDGAHAAWTGAAPALPIGKGRVYIENNALMIDVEFDDDDDFAKRIERKVAKGILNAVSVRYLMLPGQYRQNERGGFDCDAQELLEVSIVTIPGNARAVRSKALEDDELVERIATWVAELLGNHAEQKASDKDDDKPNAGEEQTTGNGDAPADESKPSTGEPTSADAPKADDEEDEKAKGLDAAETAKGFVEAFKVYIQGVSRQ encoded by the coding sequence ATGAAAAAGCCGCTCACACGCTCTTTGCAACTCGCCGCCGTGAGGAAGGATGCGGCAGCACTGACCCCCGTCGAAGCTGACAGCACCAGCCGTGTCTACACGTTCAAGGCAAGCGACGGTGACTTTGACCGCTACTCCGACCGGCTGAGCGTCAAGGGATGGCGCACCGACGCTTACAACGCGAACGGTGTCGTTCTCTTCAACCATGACGACGGTGCGCACGCCGCGTGGACAGGAGCGGCGCCCGCGCTGCCTATCGGCAAGGGGCGCGTCTACATCGAGAACAACGCGTTGATGATCGACGTTGAGTTCGACGATGACGACGACTTCGCCAAGCGGATCGAGCGCAAGGTCGCGAAGGGCATCCTGAACGCCGTCTCCGTCCGCTACCTCATGCTCCCCGGGCAGTACCGGCAGAACGAGCGGGGCGGCTTCGACTGTGACGCTCAGGAATTGCTGGAGGTCTCGATCGTGACGATTCCGGGCAACGCGCGAGCCGTGCGCTCGAAGGCACTCGAAGACGACGAGCTTGTCGAGCGCATCGCAACGTGGGTCGCTGAGCTGCTCGGCAACCACGCCGAACAGAAGGCGTCCGACAAGGACGATGACAAACCTAACGCGGGCGAAGAGCAGACCACCGGCAACGGTGATGCGCCCGCAGACGAGAGCAAGCCCAGTACGGGCGAGCCGACATCCGCTGATGCGCCGAAGGCGGATGACGAGGAAGACGAAAAGGCGAAGGGGCTCGACGCCGCCGAAACCGCGAAGGGCTTCGTCGAGGCGTTCAAGGTTTACATCCAAGGAGTGTCAAGGCAATGA
- a CDS encoding phage portal protein gives MLDKVRAVLRGGKRKGTGLELSRWTSAPPRREVPALLASYAEMPWLGAIVDTVGDAFADVTWRAFQRRDPVTQKSLVDISLRRAGGDVRRERLKALVNVAGAVELIDHPLLRLLADPNDYMTGRDFAKLFCTHYDLTGEFFAVVEEVAGVPVGLWPVPPDCVLALPDLSKPKPERTFTITAGGRLFTLPAPSVLYVKRLNPADPLGRGIGIAYALGDEVDTDEHAARYTKNAFYNNMLPGAVISIEGFSESQAGPAKAFKESLAREYGGPANAGRVMITSGRTTFARLDTPFKDMQLIDLRRFLMDFVRMVYRVPPEIVGDVTNSNKATSYAAREHLAEQATKPRAEVFLAAMQKHLAPRFQDDVILSYDSPVPADREHRLRVMGTLPSAFTFDEWRTEAGFKPHPERQGFAELLPGQKPSKPQETPTPAAGSSAEANTEAAKND, from the coding sequence ATGCTCGACAAGGTGCGCGCCGTGCTGAGAGGCGGCAAGCGCAAGGGGACCGGCTTGGAACTCAGCCGTTGGACGTCGGCCCCACCACGGCGGGAGGTGCCCGCGCTGCTGGCCTCCTACGCTGAGATGCCCTGGCTTGGGGCGATCGTGGACACCGTAGGGGATGCCTTTGCGGATGTGACGTGGCGCGCCTTTCAGCGACGCGACCCCGTGACGCAGAAGTCGCTCGTCGACATCTCCCTTCGCCGGGCCGGTGGGGACGTGCGCCGCGAGCGCTTGAAGGCGCTCGTCAACGTGGCGGGTGCAGTCGAGCTGATCGACCATCCCCTTCTGCGGCTACTGGCGGATCCGAACGACTACATGACGGGCCGCGACTTCGCGAAACTCTTCTGCACGCACTACGACCTGACGGGCGAGTTCTTCGCGGTCGTCGAGGAAGTCGCTGGGGTGCCGGTGGGCCTGTGGCCGGTTCCGCCCGACTGTGTGCTCGCACTTCCCGACCTGAGCAAGCCGAAGCCCGAGCGCACTTTCACGATCACGGCGGGCGGGCGCCTGTTCACGCTTCCAGCACCGAGCGTGCTCTACGTGAAGCGCCTGAACCCGGCGGACCCGCTCGGCCGCGGGATCGGCATCGCCTACGCGCTGGGTGATGAGGTCGACACGGACGAGCACGCGGCGCGCTACACGAAGAATGCCTTTTACAACAACATGCTGCCTGGCGCCGTCATCTCGATCGAGGGGTTCAGCGAGAGCCAAGCGGGGCCAGCGAAGGCGTTCAAGGAGTCGTTGGCCCGCGAGTATGGGGGGCCCGCCAACGCAGGGCGCGTCATGATCACCAGTGGCCGGACCACGTTCGCGCGCCTGGATACGCCCTTCAAGGATATGCAGCTCATCGACCTGCGCCGCTTCCTCATGGACTTCGTGCGGATGGTCTATCGCGTGCCGCCCGAGATCGTCGGCGACGTGACGAATAGCAATAAAGCGACGAGCTACGCCGCACGGGAACACCTTGCCGAGCAGGCCACCAAGCCGCGCGCCGAAGTGTTCCTGGCAGCCATGCAGAAGCACTTGGCACCGCGCTTTCAAGACGACGTGATCCTTTCCTACGACTCGCCCGTTCCCGCAGACCGCGAGCACCGCCTGCGCGTGATGGGAACGCTGCCGAGTGCGTTCACCTTCGACGAATGGCGCACCGAAGCCGGATTCAAGCCTCACCCCGAGCGCCAGGGCTTTGCCGAGCTGCTGCCTGGACAGAAGCCAAGCAAGCCCCAAGAGACGCCCACGCCAGCCGCGGGCAGCTCGGCGGAAGCGAACACCGAGGCCGCGAAAAATGACTGA
- a CDS encoding terminase large subunit domain-containing protein: MVNAVGSRAQLAKLFGGLEDKEVELFVFDLDFWARREQVPPDKFSTCFVMAGRSFGKTWRGARWVIKKVWQAKSAGALIGPTAADVRDTMIRGPSGLLALSPLGFTLRYEPFKRRVTWPNGVAVTTASMPSAGVSTTWFSLNSSSQGEATQWECSTRCAPC, from the coding sequence ATGGTCAACGCGGTTGGTTCCCGCGCTCAGCTCGCGAAGCTCTTCGGCGGGCTCGAAGACAAAGAGGTCGAGCTGTTCGTCTTCGACCTGGACTTCTGGGCCCGCCGCGAACAGGTGCCGCCCGACAAGTTCTCGACGTGCTTCGTGATGGCTGGCCGCAGCTTCGGGAAGACGTGGCGCGGTGCCCGGTGGGTCATCAAAAAGGTGTGGCAGGCGAAGAGCGCCGGAGCGCTCATCGGCCCGACCGCAGCAGACGTGCGTGACACGATGATCCGGGGACCCTCCGGGCTCTTGGCCCTGTCTCCTCTCGGCTTCACGCTGCGCTATGAGCCCTTCAAGCGTCGCGTGACGTGGCCGAACGGCGTCGCCGTGACGACCGCATCGATGCCTTCTGCTGGGGTATCCACGACTTGGTTTTCGCTGAACAGTTCTTCGCAGGGTGAGGCTACGCAATGGGAATGCTCGACAAGGTGCGCGCCGTGCTGA